In the Advenella kashmirensis WT001 genome, one interval contains:
- a CDS encoding CinA family protein encodes MSELLSEQWQVAAQLGEALKKKSWLLGTAESCTGGLLAGAITAIPGSSQWFDRGFVTYTNEAKMDMLSVNQAALDKFGAVSEEVAIEMAEGVLSNAPLSTCAVSTTGIAGPDGGTTHKPVGLVCFAVSYRKADGIVTLPFSQNFVGDRHQVRVQAVIYAMEITRRIVEEN; translated from the coding sequence ATGTCAGAGTTGTTGAGTGAGCAGTGGCAGGTCGCTGCCCAGTTGGGAGAGGCGCTCAAGAAAAAGAGCTGGCTGCTGGGTACCGCAGAATCCTGCACCGGGGGCCTGCTGGCGGGTGCGATTACCGCCATCCCTGGATCCAGCCAGTGGTTTGATCGGGGGTTTGTAACTTATACCAACGAAGCCAAAATGGACATGCTGAGCGTGAACCAGGCTGCGCTGGATAAATTCGGGGCCGTTAGTGAAGAAGTGGCCATCGAAATGGCCGAAGGTGTGCTGAGCAATGCGCCCCTATCCACCTGCGCGGTCAGCACGACCGGCATTGCGGGCCCGGACGGCGGCACCACACATAAACCGGTAGGCCTGGTGTGCTTCGCTGTTTCCTACCGCAAGGCCGACGGCATCGTCACGCTGCCATTCTCGCAGAATTTTGTCGGGGATCGCCATCAGGTGCGTGTCCAGGCGGTTATCTACGCCATGGAAATTACCCGACGCATCGTCGAGGAAAATTGA
- a CDS encoding phosphatidylglycerophosphatase A family protein codes for MIEDIQPQTIHNAAGTKTTVKAQWPTFGWIRANVHRFFAFGLGAGLIRPGPGTWGTLLAWLLWWPLSFVLGTDFYMALFILVCFAYGVYCCHRVAQEMHVDDHGGIVWDEMVAFWAVLLLVAPMNLGWQLVAFILFRFFDIVKPPPIGYFDRTLKNGFGVMWDDVVAAAYTLFIMAIATRMLG; via the coding sequence ATGATAGAAGACATTCAACCGCAAACGATACATAATGCCGCTGGCACCAAAACGACCGTGAAAGCGCAATGGCCTACTTTCGGCTGGATCCGGGCTAATGTCCATCGCTTTTTTGCCTTCGGGCTTGGCGCCGGGCTGATCAGACCAGGACCGGGAACCTGGGGTACCCTGCTGGCCTGGCTGCTCTGGTGGCCGCTCAGCTTTGTGCTGGGCACAGATTTTTACATGGCCCTGTTTATTCTGGTTTGCTTCGCTTATGGCGTCTATTGCTGCCATCGCGTCGCCCAGGAAATGCACGTGGATGACCACGGCGGCATTGTCTGGGACGAAATGGTCGCCTTCTGGGCGGTCCTGCTGCTGGTTGCGCCCATGAACCTGGGCTGGCAACTGGTCGCCTTTATTCTCTTTCGCTTTTTCGATATCGTCAAACCGCCACCCATCGGCTACTTTGATCGTACGCTCAAAAACGGGTTCGGCGTCATGTGGGACGACGTGGTGGCAGCGGCCTATACGCTGTTCATCATGGCGATCGCCACCAGAATGTTGGGGTAA
- the nusB gene encoding transcription antitermination factor NusB — MHRSARRRAREFALQGIYAWLVSGDTDLREAGAIDAHIQDSPEFENADPVWFKTLLHGVFAEAPALREAFVPYIDRPLDELSPIEHGILLIGSYELIHHVDVPYKVAINEAVELAKEFGGTDGFKFVNGVLDKLAARVRSLEVNAGR, encoded by the coding sequence ATGCATCGCAGTGCGCGCCGCCGGGCGCGCGAATTTGCCCTTCAGGGTATTTATGCCTGGCTGGTCAGTGGCGACACTGACCTGCGCGAGGCTGGCGCCATCGACGCTCACATTCAGGACAGCCCGGAATTCGAAAATGCCGATCCGGTCTGGTTCAAAACGCTGTTGCATGGCGTTTTTGCCGAGGCGCCGGCGCTGCGCGAAGCATTCGTGCCTTATATCGACCGCCCGCTGGACGAACTCTCGCCCATCGAGCACGGCATTCTGCTTATCGGCAGTTACGAACTCATCCACCATGTAGATGTGCCGTACAAAGTGGCCATTAATGAAGCGGTGGAGCTGGCCAAGGAGTTTGGTGGCACCGACGGCTTCAAGTTTGTCAATGGCGTACTGGACAAACTGGCAGCCCGTGTGCGTTCGCTCGAAGTCAATGCCGGACGCTGA
- the ribBA gene encoding bifunctional 3,4-dihydroxy-2-butanone-4-phosphate synthase/GTP cyclohydrolase II, which produces MTSAAPVSLVPDCTISPVSEIVEELKAGRIVILVDEEDRENEGDLVMAADFVTPEAINFMVTHARGLVCLTLTEERCRQLELPLMASRNGTSFGTNFTVSIEAAEGVTTGISAADRARTIQAAVAKNAKPQDLVNPGHIFPVQAVSGGVLIRAGHTEAGCDLTAMAGLTPAAVICEILKPDGSMARLPDLVTFAREHNLKIGTIADLIQYRSENESMIRRLGSKNLKTPFGQFEAVSYQDSMSGAGHIALVHGVIDPDQEALVRVHEPVSVLDLLDLERNAHSWGIAQALEAISASPAGVLVLLNCQGSQKGLIEALEKWGETESTARRDDRYDLRTYGIGAQILRELNVGKMRLLALPRKMPSMTGYALTVTGYETSSDPR; this is translated from the coding sequence TTCTCTGGTGCCCGACTGCACCATTTCTCCCGTCTCTGAAATCGTCGAAGAGCTCAAGGCGGGGCGTATTGTCATTCTGGTTGACGAAGAAGATCGCGAAAATGAAGGCGATCTGGTGATGGCGGCAGACTTTGTCACGCCCGAAGCCATCAATTTCATGGTGACCCACGCCCGCGGCCTGGTATGCCTGACGCTGACTGAAGAACGTTGCCGCCAGCTGGAGTTGCCGCTGATGGCCTCGCGCAACGGCACATCCTTTGGTACCAACTTTACCGTGTCCATCGAGGCCGCCGAAGGCGTCACTACCGGTATTTCCGCTGCTGATCGGGCCCGCACCATTCAGGCGGCCGTTGCCAAGAACGCCAAACCTCAGGATCTGGTCAATCCCGGACATATTTTTCCGGTCCAGGCGGTATCGGGCGGGGTGCTGATCCGTGCCGGCCATACCGAAGCAGGCTGTGATCTGACCGCCATGGCAGGCCTGACGCCAGCTGCGGTCATCTGTGAAATTCTTAAACCCGATGGCAGCATGGCGCGTCTGCCCGACCTGGTTACCTTCGCCCGTGAACACAATCTGAAAATTGGTACGATCGCCGATCTGATCCAGTATCGCAGCGAAAACGAATCCATGATTCGCCGCCTGGGCAGCAAAAACCTGAAAACCCCTTTCGGCCAGTTCGAAGCGGTCTCCTATCAGGACAGCATGTCGGGCGCGGGGCATATTGCACTGGTGCATGGCGTGATCGATCCCGACCAGGAAGCGCTGGTGCGCGTGCATGAGCCGGTATCGGTACTGGATCTGCTGGACCTGGAGCGCAATGCACACAGCTGGGGTATCGCCCAGGCGCTGGAGGCGATTTCCGCCAGCCCGGCCGGTGTTCTTGTGCTGCTTAACTGCCAGGGATCGCAAAAAGGCCTGATCGAGGCGCTGGAGAAATGGGGAGAAACCGAGAGCACCGCGCGCAGGGATGATCGCTACGATCTGCGCACTTACGGTATCGGCGCGCAAATATTACGTGAACTGAACGTCGGAAAGATGCGCCTGCTCGCACTTCCACGTAAAATGCCAAGCATGACTGGTTATGCACTTACCGTGACAGGTTACGAAACTTCTTCTGACCCCCGCTGA